A genomic region of Papaver somniferum cultivar HN1 chromosome 7, ASM357369v1, whole genome shotgun sequence contains the following coding sequences:
- the LOC113300601 gene encoding uncharacterized protein LOC113300601: MSTAIEDQTKNPISRETVDFEKELKKGDKTSVEMEEEARITTEDVIRAGGFGARDDIGSFLPVAMDSTDFEASIRDARGYEDEEEDNVINRDPETTASKIQEQGQSKRPGLGWTSAVTTN; encoded by the coding sequence ATGAGTACTGCAATTGAAGATCAGACTAAGAACCCCATCTCAAGAGAGACTGTTGATTTTGAAAAAGAGTTGAAGAAAGGGGATAAAACTAGTGTTGAAATGGAGGAGGAAGCACGGATAACAACTGAAGATGTAATAAGAGCAGGTGGGTTTGGTGCAAGAGATGATATTGGAAGTTTTCTACCAGTTGCAATGGATTCTACTGATTTTGAAGCTTCTATTCGCGATGCCCGTGGctacgaagacgaagaagaagataatgTCATCAATCGAGATCCAGAAACAACAGCAAGTAAAATACAAGAACAAGGGCAGTCTAAAAGGCCAGGTCTTGGGTGGACTTCTGCTGTTACTACAAATTAA